From Myxocyprinus asiaticus isolate MX2 ecotype Aquarium Trade chromosome 10, UBuf_Myxa_2, whole genome shotgun sequence, the proteins below share one genomic window:
- the LOC127447062 gene encoding tumor necrosis factor ligand superfamily member 11-like → MAANDYRAYLRNHIDMEEAPARVSHTGSTHRALIFATLTVMGLLQVASSVAILLHLTGYLREVDLASAQQSPNEEMHSETLIADPLKSMKEKKDRCRKKDTRMPSAHLPIRTANDYSSKDPSPVTIHWAENQGTLKKITYRNGRILVDEPGYYYVYAKTCFRYSEVHDLDKEDVSNVQLVQYIYHEKHTQSTIRPIPLTKSGGTLQWNTTSYNMYCVEQGRGIQLNKGDGLFVNVSNSWLLDREAEGTYFGTFKISE, encoded by the exons ATGGCAGCTAATGATTATCGCGCGTATCTGCGGAATCATATCGATATGGAAGAGGCTCCGGCGCGCGTCTCGCATACGGGCTCCACTCACAGAGCGCTCATATTCGCCACGCTCACTGTCATGGGACTTCTGCAAGTCGCGTCGAGTGTGGCGATTTTGTTGCACTTAACCGGTTATCTCCGAGAG GTCGACCTTGCCTCAGCCCAGCAGAGTCCTAATGAG GAAATGCACAGTGAAACATTAATAGCAGATCCCCTCAAAAGTATGAAGGAGAAGAAGGATAGATGTCGAAAAAAGGATACACGCATGCCATCGGCTCATCTTCCTATCAGGACTGCCAATGACTATTCAAGCA AAGATCCAAGTCCTGTAACCATCCACTGGGCAGAAAATCAAGGGACGCTGAAGAAGATAACATACCGTAATGGGCGAATTCTAGTGGATGAGCCTGGCTATTATTATGTATATGCCAAGACCTGCTTTCGATATTCTGAGGTACACGACTTGGACAAAGAGGATGTCAGCAATGTGCAGTTGGTACAATACATTTACCATGAGAAGCACACCCAGTCTACAATCAGACCGATTCCACTTACAAAAAGTGGTGGCACGTTGCAGTGGAATACCACGAGCTACAACATGTACTGTGTGGAGCAGGGCAGAGGTATCCAGTTAAATAAGGGTGATGGTCTCTTTGTCAACGTATCCAATTCATGGCTTCTGGATCGAGAAGCCGAGGGGACatattttggtacttttaagaTAAGCGAGTGA